A window from Tenacibaculum singaporense encodes these proteins:
- a CDS encoding AAA family ATPase codes for MHLEPSKRDAVKLRIGLSGASGFGKTYSALLLAYGLTKNWNKIAVIDTENKSASLYSHLGNFQVINLDAPFSPSRYIEAIKLCESNKNIDVIILDSISHEWNGSGGCLDIHNKLGARFQDWNKVTKLHQAFVDAILQSSCHIITTTRRKTHYSLDIKPNGKAKVTKLGTKEITREGWEYELTVNFELINQENKAVISKDRTDLFSTRNEFVITEEVGEKLAQWCVSRPLRLEEVIQQISKAKSISELTAIYKSNPKHQETLLPAFKKRKEKLDEVAVNK; via the coding sequence ATGCATTTAGAACCAAGTAAAAGAGATGCTGTAAAGCTTAGAATTGGCTTATCAGGAGCAAGTGGGTTTGGAAAAACCTACTCAGCTCTACTACTAGCCTATGGACTCACTAAAAACTGGAATAAAATAGCTGTAATTGACACAGAAAATAAGTCAGCTAGTTTATACTCACATTTAGGAAACTTTCAAGTAATTAATTTAGATGCTCCTTTTAGTCCTTCTAGGTATATAGAAGCTATTAAGTTATGCGAATCCAATAAGAATATTGATGTAATTATTTTAGACTCTATTAGTCATGAATGGAATGGCTCAGGAGGATGTTTAGATATACACAACAAACTTGGTGCGAGATTTCAGGACTGGAATAAAGTAACAAAACTTCATCAAGCATTTGTAGATGCTATATTACAATCTTCATGTCATATCATTACTACTACTAGGAGGAAAACTCATTACTCATTAGACATCAAACCTAATGGTAAAGCTAAGGTTACCAAACTAGGTACAAAAGAAATTACAAGAGAGGGATGGGAATATGAGTTAACTGTAAATTTTGAGCTCATCAATCAAGAAAACAAAGCTGTGATAAGTAAAGATAGGACAGATTTATTTTCTACTAGAAATGAATTTGTAATTACAGAAGAAGTAGGAGAAAAATTAGCTCAATGGTGTGTTTCAAGACCTTTGAGATTAGAAGAAGTAATTCAACAGATTTCTAAAGCTAAATCTATTTCAGAGTTAACTGCAATTTATAAATCTAATCCTAAACATCAAGAAACTTTGTTACCAGCTTTTAAGAAAAGGAAAGAGAAGTTAGATGAAGTTGCTGTGAATAAATAA